A part of Candida albicans SC5314 chromosome 2, complete sequence genomic DNA contains:
- a CDS encoding serine/threonine protein kinase (Ortholog(s) have protein serine/threonine kinase activity, role in meiotic recombination checkpoint, protein phosphorylation, reciprocal meiotic recombination, regulation of linear element assembly and cytosol, linear element localization), whose protein sequence is MDVIGILQIILIDNTQVLLSKLNKDQEKYARPSISGNVIVVPLLRQQVLTIGRSPKCKVQLINPTVSMEHCIIWAIQFDSDSNLITYIFDKSRNGIKHNEADMSFGLTGILENRDTIEMKTAAHITYKCLQTEVSSQTELDQPMEDWEISNKMIGCGSFGAVYVAKKPNNPKLFAVKITQNNQSGYFSNNSKPTQESYLLSKINHPNIIRIYDTITRNSKIFLFQDLICGGDLFSYLVKDDYLKVIPEREAIFIVFQIMKALHFLHKKLKIVHRDLKLDNILLELPIPGSKIYLCDFGIAKHLGYNNRTNTCVGTLEYSAPEVFKADKSGNKAVQSYDFKCDTWSLGVITHILLSGVSPFYSESKDKILKASRLGQLNFAKPQFSKISLSSKSYIKKLLRVEVTSRMDINDCFDHNWIKLQRKKLEKKYYSVVGDRQSSLPPPLN, encoded by the exons ATGGACGTGATTGGGATATTACAAATTATTCTAATTGATAATACGCAAGTACTTCTTAGcaaattaaacaaagaccaagaaaaatatgCACGGCCTAGTATAAGTGGGAATGTAATCGTTGTTCCTTTACTAAGACAACAAGTCCTTACCATAGGAAGATCTCCAAAATGTAAAGTACAACTTATCAATCCAACTGTTTCAATGGAGCATTGTATAATCTGGGCAATTCAGTTTGATAGTGACTCAAACCTTATTACTTATATATTTGACAAGTCAAGAAATGGCATCAAACATAACGAAGCAGACATGCTGTTTGGACTCACTGGcattttggaaaatagAGATACAATTGAAATGAAAACAGCTGCACATATAACATATAAATGTTTGCAAACCGAAGTGAGCTCTCAAACAGAACTAGACCAACCAATGGAAGATTGGGAAATCTCTAACAAAATGATTGGCTGTGGCTCCTTTGGTGCAGTATATGTCGCAAAAAAACCCAATAACCCAAAACTATTTGCAGTAAAAATCACTCAGAATAATCAGTCGggatatttttcaaataatagtAAACCCACACAAGAGTCTTATTTGTTAAGCAAAATTAACCAT cCTAATATTATCCGAATATATGATACTATTACAAGAAATTCAAAgatctttcttttccaaGACTTGATATGTGGTGGTGATTTATTTTCCTATCTAGTAAAAgatgattatttgaaagtGATTCCTGAAAGGGAAGccatttttattgttttccaAATAATGAAAGCACTACATTTTCTACataaaaaactaaaaattgTCCACCGGGATCTTAAACTAGACAATATATTGCTTGAGCTACCTATTCCCGGATCAAAAATCTATTTATGTGATTTTGGAATTGCAAAACATCTTGGGTACAACAACAGAACCAACACATGTGTGGGAACTCTAGAGTACAGTGCACCTGAAGTATTCAAGGCTGACAAATCTGGAAATAAAGCAGTGCAATCATACGACTTCAAATGTGATACGTGGTCATTGGGTGTAATTACACATATATTGCTATCCGGTGTTTCGCCTTTCTATTCTGAGAGTAAAGATAAAATACTCAAGGCGTCACGTCTAGGCCAGCTAAATTTTGCAAAACCACAATTTAGTAAAATTAGTCTATCAAGTAAATCGTATATCAAGAAATTACTCCGCGTTGAAGTTACATCTAGAATGGATATCAACGATTGCTTTGATCATAATTGGATCAAATtgcaaagaaaaaaattagagaaAAAGTATTATTCAGTTGTTGGAGACAGACAATCAAGCCTCCCACCACCATTGAATTAA
- a CDS encoding uncharacterized protein (Protein of unknown function; Hap43-repressed gene; repressed by nitric oxide) translates to MFARSSRNYGRIIFRRFQHSSHAPASESVPFSNKFGFDLSPPPIHEYWNIHNSTILFAFVPVFLGIAYFAKYVGKTVDANAAYLGYADSEASPVSKIPFGQSQAAPAKEE, encoded by the coding sequence ATGTTTGCAAGATCACTGAGAAACTACGGtagaattatttttagaaGGTTTCAACACTCAAGTCATGCACCAGCTAGTGAATCTGTTCCATTTTCCAAcaaatttggttttgatttaaGCCCACCACCAATTCACGAATACTGGAATATCCACAACTCCACCATACTCTTTGCATTCGTTCCAGTTTTTCTTGGAATTGCATACTTTGCTAAATATGTTGGTAAGACAGTGGACGCAAATGCTGCCTACTTAGGCTACGCTGACTCCGAAGCATCACCAGTCAGCAAAATCCCATTTGGGCAATCTCAAGCAGCACCTGCCAAAGAAGAGTAG
- a CDS encoding uncharacterized protein (Plasma membrane protein; repressed by nitric oxide), with protein MISRIGLRTPAKALSLSSRGVAGYTSRIALTRSYATQKATIYDQSTGQTIELADPEHPELADFKNPPFVLKQYLDPYAKYDDPQNRRNKNDPMHIDEDMLDLWSPDYYDHVSDSTALKHNAIFFGLIFGISAVIAYFQLNPEKPAMIRSFPYNGLADALGATSEETAPFYQNKPDLTAEKECGILPADNDITNNQAAYEKENSEFIKSGTA; from the coding sequence ATGATATCAAGAATTGGCCTCAGAACACCAGCAAAGGCGTTGTCACTCAGTTCCAGAGGAGTTGCCGGCTATACATCAAGGATCGCATTAACAAGGAGTTATGCTACTCAAAAAGCTACAATCTATGATCAAAGTACTGGTCAAACAATCGAGTTGGCTGACCCAGAACACCCTGAATTAGCAGATTTCAAAAACCCACCATTTGTATTGAAGCAATACTTAGATCCATATGCCAAATACGACGATCCACAGAATAGAAGAAACAAGAATGACCCAATGCACATTGATGAAGACATGTTGGATTTGTGGTCACCAGATTACTATGACCATGTATCTGATAGCACTGCTTTGAAACATAATGCCatcttttttggtttgataTTTGGGATTTCAGCTGTAATTGCCTACTTCCAATTAAACCCAGAAAAACCAGCCATGATCAGATCATTCCCATACAATGGTTTAGCAGATGCATTAGGAGCTACCTCAGAAGAGACTGCAccattttatcaaaacaaacCAGATTTGACTGCCGAAAAGGAATGTGGCATTTTACCCGCTGATAATGATATCACCAATAATCAAGCTGCCTACGAAAAAGAGAACTCAGAATTCATAAAATCTGGTACTGCTTAG
- the SWR1 gene encoding chromatin-remodeling protein (Component of the SWR1 complex, which has a role in exchanging histone variant H2AZ for histone H2A in chromatin; required for proper nucleosome positioning on WOR1 promoter), with protein MPENGRLRRTSARLTQNGTSTSSSTIYQNGKRTSQHAQETSTASNKKRKVSTQSKEDKLSDIIVDFNLAVNELYQLKEYKSIISWDPIENSSANDRGIKAEFEEFVKNNDYRLVWDKEIENNSNIDSLPLRFQKKKLAEQNKLLDDKFSIRQNVLASSKMLEESLVNKTRDEVKIESTFKAIQSQEKAGSKLKTPSQTSNAKTNIRKSGSTTPKRGNENGSRKQALEDQDEIIELSDDSSVVEIESDLSDAETHYRIKCIKKTVPPPLVTHPSHIPQWRPENLEDGNRSTGRLIQLKDSSSSSKIINFDPTPLEIIQLKDEVIAAPKLTEKLQNFLNNDFKTPIIDESNVPDYNFTRDEYNTIMSQQEKLLRKLYHKVNIENSLELNGDKIERRKVILPQSNIKLTDPFRNTFSVKPKLHGAANNATHQDYLLAQGMAFSKVHQQMRKQHHLRTRKIAAMIDQHFKKKKGEKERLAKEREQNLKKMSRLTMQAVKKRWNQAQKVYQIIQNEKEEELKKIKGRQHLSEMLEHSTQLLEAQLTSSREPTVEAESDDNSTTFDDNTNDSDNFSSSEEEENEEDNTQQQINGNKKYDVNGKSNDENDMSLSVEELRKKYADLETSVEPLSSNVTSDKERESETSSEDAESSDDDDTDVTRGLASLYQNDEVADFATTTFEYSAEEKKLIEDLNQESDSRMNSLLDSDSVSSISDSESSEESSSDTEMDQSNVSEPPRSSETGSNTGLASLFTNGTIVSDEEDDASISSNFENESDESMNSSDRELEVNGNGKIDKIASTDEDDSNVEIVNGSKVKDVPIPSLLRGTLRPYQKQGLNWLASLYNNNTNGILADEMGLGKTIQTISLLAYLACEHHKWGPHLIIVPTSVMLNWEMEFKKFAPGFKVLTYYGSPQQRAQKRKGWNKPDAFHVCITSYQLVVQDQQSFKRRRWTYMILDEAHNIKNFRSTRWRALLNFNTENRLLLTGTPLQNNLMELWSLLYFLMPSSKVNQAMPEGFANLDDFQQWFGKPVDRILEQTSAGNSDLIDENERTTQKMDEETRNTVARLHQVLRPYLLRRLKKDVEKQMPGKYEHIVYCRLSKRQRFLYDDFMSRAKTKETLASGNFLSIINCLMQLRKVCNHPDLFEVRPIVTSFAMPRSIPSYYQSTNELVKRQFNKDEKVSFQALNLDVTGCENMNYFVCQSTGKLMTTEPFQDQINKLKILLVEFENSDPINYVSYYQRLRREEQAEIKEKLEHVVYLNNLRCGRKPIYGESLLRLLTVNAHDFSDEPYNKYCLTLSGRVDKMNDTIEKYSIITPAAVALDMKDQLIPISTKQRILHEVAENKIDNPFHKAQVKLSIAFPDKTLLQYDCGKLQKLATLLQELTSQGHRALIFTQMTKVLDILEQFLNIHGYRYMRLDGATKIEDRQLLTEKFNRDPKIPVFILSTRSGGLGINLTGADTVIFYDSDWNPAMDKQCQDRCHRIGQVRDVHIYRFVSEYTIESNIIKKANQKRQLDNVVIQEGEFTTDYFGKFSVRDLVSDSNIGKEITDRTIDFSGDAKMGNVLAQAEDEEDRVAAGAALKEVAIDDDDFKEETRSATTGATPAPTETNALSTTDGDAAFIDVDYEDGIGHIDEYMLRFISDGYYL; from the coding sequence ATGCCAGAGAATGGAAGACTAAGGAGGACACTGGCAAGGTTGACTCAGAATGGAACTTCAACCTCCTCCTCTACGATTTATCAGAATGGGAAACGAACCAGCCAGCATGCACAAGAAACATCAACAgcatcaaataaaaaaagaaaagtttcAACTCAATCAAAGGAAGATAAATTATCAGATATTATCgttgattttaatttgGCAGTTAATGAATTGTACCAACTAAAGGAATACAAATCTATTATAAGCTGGGACCCTATAGAAAATTCAAGTGCAAATGATAGGGGCATTAAGGCAGagtttgaagaatttgtgAAAAACAATGATTACAGACTTGTTTGggataaagaaattgaaaataattccAATATAGACAGTTTGCCACTAAGgtttcaaaagaaaaagttagCGGAACAGaacaaattattagatgACAAATTTCTGATTCGACAGAATGTGCTAGCGAGCAGTAAAATGTTAGAAGAATCTTTAGTTAACAAAACGAGAGATGAAGTAAAGATAGAGAGTACTTTTAAAGCCATTCAATCACAGGAAAAAGCAGGatctaaattgaaaacgCCATCTCAAACATCGAACGCAAAAACAAACATACGGAAAAGCGGGTCAACGACACCTAAAAGGGGAAACGAGAACGGGTCTCGAAAACAAGCTCTTGAAGATCAAGACGAGATTATCGAACTAAGTGATGACAGCAGTGTGGTAGAAATAGAGAGTGATTTATCTGATGCGGAAACACATTATCGCATAAAGTGCATTAAAAAAACAGTTCCACCTCCATTAGTAACACATCCCTCTCATATACCGCAATGGAGACCAGAAAATTTGGAAGACGGCAATAGATCGACAGGCAGGTTAATTCAGTTAAAAGATCTGTCCAGTAGTAgtaaaattatcaatttcgATCCAACACCACTAGaaataatacaattaaAAGACGAAGTTATTGCTGCACCAAAACTCActgaaaaattacaaaattttcttAACAATGATTTTAAGACTCCCATTATCGACGAATCGAATGTTCCAGATTACAATTTCACTAGAGATGAGTATAATACAATCATGTCTCAACAAGAGAAATTATTACGAAAGTTATATCACAAGGtcaatattgaaaatagcCTTGAATTGAATGGTGACAAGATAGAGCGGCGCAAAGTTATTCTCCCTCAATCGAATATAAAACTTACAGATCCTTTCAGAAATACCTTCTCAGTCAAACCCAAATTGCATGGTGCTGCAAATAACGCCACCCATCAAGATTATTTGCTAGCTCAAGGTATGGCATTTTCCAAGgttcatcaacaaatgaGGAAACAACACCACTTACGAACCAGAAAGATTGCCGCAATGATAGATCAGCAttttaaaaagaagaaaggaGAGAAGGAAAGACTAGCTAAAGAAAGAGAGCAGAATCTCAAAAAAATGAGTCGATTGACAATGCAAGCCGTGAAGAAAAGATGGAATCAGGCACAGAAAGTGTATCAAATTATACAAAATGAGAAAGAGGAGGAGTTGAAGAAGATCAAAGGTAGACAACATTTGAGTGAAATGCTAGAACACTCCACTCAGTTATTGGAAGCTCAACTTACTTCTTCGAGAGAGCCCACAGTTGAAGCCGAAAGTGATGACAATAGCACGACCTTTGACGACAATACCAATGATTCTGACAATTTCCTGTCAtcagaagaagaggaaaaCGAAGAAGACAACACACAACAGCAAATAAACGGAAATAAAAAGTATGATGTAAATGGAAAAAGTAACGATGAGAACGATATGAGTTTATCGGTTGAAGAATTAAGAAAGAAGTATGCAGATTTAGAGACTTCAGTAGAACCGTTATCGTCTAACGTGACTTCTGACAAGGAAAGAGAATCTGAAACTTCAAGTGAGGATGCTGAACTGagtgatgacgatgataCAGATGTTACAAGAGGTCTTGCGTCGTTGTACCAGAATGATGAAGTTGCGGACTTTGCCACTACAACTTTTGAGTATAGTGCAGAGGAGAAAAAGCTTATTGAAGATCTTAACCAAGAAAGTGATTCGAGAAtgaattcattattagACTCAGACTCTGTTAGCTCCATTTCGGATAGTGAGTCACTGGAAGAAAGTTCATCTGATACTGAGATGGATCAGCTGAATGTTTCAGAGCCTCCTCGTCTGTCGGAAACTGGGAGCAATACTGGACTTGCAAGTTTATTTACCAATGGCACAATTGTGCtggatgaagaagatgacgCTTCAATTTCCagcaattttgaaaatgagaGTGATGAAAGTATGAACCTGTCTGATAGAGAGCTTGAAGTCAATGGGAACGGTAAGATAGATAAAATTGCATCTactgatgaagatgacAGCAATGTTGAAATTGTGAATGGGTCAAAAGTTAAAGATGTACCTATCCCACTGCTCTTACGGGGTACATTAAGACCGTACCAAAAACAAGGTTTAAATTGGTTGGCTAGTTTatataataacaacacTAATGGAATTCTTGCCGATGAGATGGGGTTGGGTAAGACTATACAAACAATATCGTTATTGGCATATTTAGCTTGCGAACATCATAAATGGGGCCCACATTTGATCATAGTTCCTACTTCTGTTATGTTGAATTGGGAAATGGAGTTCAAAAAGTTTGCTCCTGGATTTAAAGTGTTGACTTATTATGGTTCTCCCCAACAAAGAGcccaaaaaagaaaaggatgGAACAAGCCAGATGCTTTCCACGTGTGCATCACATCCTATCAATTGGTGGTTCAAGATCAGCaatcatttaaaagaaGACGGTGGACATACATGATATTAGATGAGGCTCACAATATTAAAAACTTTAGGTCTACGCGATGGAGAGcattgttgaattttaaTACTGAAAATAGATTACTTTTAACTGGTACGCCGTTgcaaaacaatttaatgGAATTGTGGTCGttgctttattttttaatgcCATCATCTAAAGTGAACCAAGCAATGCCAGAAGGGTTTGCCAATTTGGACGATTTTCAGCAATGGTTTGGAAAGCCAGTGGATAGGATATTAGAGCAGACATCAGCGGGGAACTCTGATTTGATCGATGAAAATGAACGAACTACACAGAAAATGGATGAAGAGACTAGAAATACAGTGGCCAGATTGCACCAGGTTTTGCGTCCTTATTTACTTCGTAGATTGAAGAAAGACGTGGAAAAACAAATGCCTGGAAAATATGAGCATATAGTGTACTGTCGATTGTCGAAGAGACAAAGATTCCTTTATGATGATTTCATGTCACGCGCAAAAACTAAGGAAACGTTGGCGTCGGGTAATTTCTTATCCATTATCAACTGTTTAATGCAATTGAGAAAAGTTTGTAACCATCCCGATTTATTTGAAGTTAGACCAATTGTTACATCTTTCGCCATGCCAAGATCAATTCCCTCATATTACCAGAGTACCAATGAATTGGTGAAGAGACAGTTCAACAAGGATGAAAAAGTTTCGTTTCAAGCTTTGAATCTTGATGTTACTGGATGTGAAAATATGAATTATTTTGTATGTCAATCGACTGGAAAATTGATGACCACAGAACCATTTCAGgatcaaataaataaactaaaaattttgCTTGTCGAATTTGAGAATTCAGATCCTATCAATTATGTTAGTTATTATCAACGGCTTCGAAGAGAAGAACAGGCAGAAATAAAGGAGAAACTAGAGCACGTTGTGTACTTGAACAATTTGAGGTGTGGAAGAAAACCAATATATGGGGAGTCGTTACTAAGACTACTTACAGTTAATGCACATGATTTCAGTGATGAGCCATACAACAAATATTGTTTGACATTATCTGGCAGAGTGGACAAAATGAACGATACTATTGAGAAATACTCAATCATTACACCTGCGGCCGTTGCTTTAGATATGAAAGACCAACTAATTCCAATATCCACCAAGCAAAGAATTTTACATGAAGTTGCcgaaaacaaaattgacAATCCTTTCCATAAGGCACAAGTTAAGCTATCAATTGCTTTCCCTGACAAGACATTATTGCAATATGATTGTGGGAAATTGCAAAAATTGGCTACGTTGTTGCAAGAATTGACCTCACAGGGCCACCGAGCTTTGATTTTCACACAAATGACAAAGGTATTGGATATTTTGGAGCAGTTTCTCAATATTCACGGGTATAGATACATGAGATTAGATGGTGCAACCAAGATTGAGGACCGTCAGCTATTGactgaaaaattcaatcgAGATCCAAAAATCCCAGTATTCATCTTATCTACAAGATCGGGTGGGTTGGGGATCAATTTAACTGGTGCAGATACCGTGATTTTTTATGACTCTGATTGGAATCCGGCAATGGACAAGCAATGTCAAGATCGTTGTCATAGAATTGGTCAAGTTCGAGATGTTCACATTTATAGATTTGTTTCTGAATACACCATTGAGTCCAATATTATCAAGAAGGCGAACCAGAAAAGACAGTTGGATAACGTTGTTATTCAAGAGGGAGAGTTTACTACAGATTACTTTGGTAAGTTCTCGGTTCGTGATTTGGTCAGTGATAGCAATATTGGGAAGGAAATAACAGATAGAactattgatttttcaGGCGATGCCAAGATGGGTAACGTATTAGCTCAGGCTGAAGACGAAGAGGATAGAGTCGCTGCTGGAGCTGCATTAAAAGAGGTTGCCATTGACGACGATGATTTCAAAGAAGAGACTAGATCAGCTACTACAGGAGCCACTCCTGCTCCAACAGAAACTAATGCATTAAGTACAACGGATGGCGACGCTGCATTTATTGATGTGGATTATGAGGATGGCATTGGTCACATTGATGAGTATATGTTACGGTTTATTTCGGATGGATATTATTTATAG
- the RNR22 gene encoding Rnr22p (Putative ribonucleoside diphosphate reductase;colony morphology-related gene regulation by Ssn6; transcript regulated by tyrosol and cell density; Hap43-repressed; Spider biofilm induced), whose amino-acid sequence MSKNTDNNKPSPKKVTEKSTPIVTKPESDKTVEKASDDSEIDLPEVYKRHKEFLAKHVVNRHKLKQEESNEPLLTPDKTRHTIYPIKYPELWQFYKKSLASFWTAEELDLSKDLDDWNNKMNENERFFISRVLAFFAASDGIVNENLVENFCAEVQIPEAKSVYKFQIMMENIHSETYSLLIETYFKDPEEADFLFNAIDNIPFIRKKADWAIRWIQSEDALYAERLVAFAAVEGIFFSGSFAAIFWLKKRGLMPGLTFSNELICRDEGIHTDYACLLFSYLKNKPSSEIIEKIITEAVDIEKEYFSDALPVSLLGMNCDLMCQYVEFVADRLLVAFGNKKYYNVTNPFDFMENISLAGKTNFFEKRVSDYQKAGVMEKVENKNEKTGLFDQDF is encoded by the coding sequence ATGTCAAAAAATACAGATAACAACAAACCATCACCTAAAAAAGTAACTGAGAAAAGCACTCCAATTGTAACGAAACCAGAGTCAGATAAGACTGTCGAAAAAGCTTCCGACGACAGCGAAATCGATCTTCCTGAGGTGTATAAAAGACACAAAGAGTTTTTAGCCAAACATGTGGTTAACAGACACAAGTTAAAACAAGAAGAGTCCAACGAGCCATTGCTTACACCAGACAAGACGCGTCATACCATATATCCGATAAAGTATCCCGAGTTATGGCAGTTCTATAAAAAGTCGTTAGCCTCATTCTGGACTGCTGAAGAGCTTGACTTGAGTAAAGATTTGGATGATTGGAATAATAAGATGAACGAAAACGAAAGATTCTTTATCTCTCGAGTTTTGGCATTCTTTGCTGCATCGGATGGTATTGTTAATGAGAACTTGGTGGAAAATTTCTGTGCAGAAGTGCAAATACCCGAGGCTAAACTGGTTTACAAGTTTCAGATCATGATGGAAAACATTCATTCAGAGACTTATTCGTTGTTAATAGAAACATATTTCAAAGACCCCGAAGAAGCAgactttttgtttaatgCTATTGACAATATCCCATttataagaaaaaaagcCGATTGGGCAATCAGATGGATCCAGAGCGAGGATGCTTTGTATGCTGAGAGATTGGTTGCATTTGCTGCTGTTGAAGGTATATTTTTCAGTGGCTCGTTTGCAGCAATTTTCTGGTTAAAGAAACGGGGTTTGATGCCGGGGTTGACATTTTCCAATGAATTAATTTGTCGAGACGAAGGGATTCACACAGATTATGCctgtttattattttcatatttaaaaaataaacctTCTTCAGAAATAATTGAGAAAATCATCACCGAGGCTGTTGATATCGAGAAAGAATATTTCAGCGATGCGCTTCCAGTATCCTTATTGGGAATGAATTGTGACTTGATGTGCCAGTatgttgaatttgttgcTGATAGATTACTAGTAGCTTTTGGAAATAAAAAGTACTACAATGTTACCAAcccatttgattttatgGAAAATATTTCCTTGGCTGGTAAAACTAATTTCTTTGAAAAGAGAGTCTCTGATTATCAAAAGGCTGGTGTGATGGAAAAAGTGGAAAATAAGAATGAGAAAACTGGATTGTTTGATCAAGATTTCTAA
- a CDS encoding uncharacterized protein (Putative malate permease; induced during macrophage infection; regulated by Gcn2 and Gcn4; putative peroxisome targeting signal; Hap43-repressed; Spider biofilm induced), protein MVPSFGKRVLLFLNVELIEEFHPVFFVSFLGTGITGNILYGFPYPAQWLKVLGIIMFCLTVLLFVLVTTCLVVSWVYYPSRIYRYHIDPTLSIYFAVYSMGYNTIINGIHLITHGKYPIFLWTLWWIGVAVALYNAIFIFFISFLSKLNKHNLDAISGVALMPVVCPSVVSSSGHLIAVNLPNSNLKKITEITCLMLLFVSLVCFHGVGALYMARLILRKIPATDHIFSQFLPVGFTGQCSYSIMLFGSNMLTFIPDKTLGQMFFVSSALLSGCLLAGGYVYLFLAIASVLSKIRPFARHPNPKYTSSKLGLIIWNKGFWVMTFPIGTMSLANFEISKGVDGQYQLEFFKVMSAIFGVCLFMICLANLVGLSWCIVQKIRQEYLQYKVDTSIVEVESKV, encoded by the coding sequence ATGGTACCGAGTTTTGGAAAAAGGGTACTTTTGTTCTTAAACGTTGAACTTATCGAAGAGTTCCATCCcgttttctttgtttcCTTTTTAGGAACAGGCATCACAGGAAACATACTCTACGGGTTTCCATATCCAGCACAATGGTTAAAAGTCCTTGGTATAATTATGTTCTGTCTAACGGTGTTACTATTTGTGCTAGTGACAACCTGTTTAGTTGTTTCTTGGGTTTACTATCCGCTGAGGATATACCGATATCACATAGATCCAACACTATCTATATATTTTGCAGTATACTCTATGGGGTATAACACAATCATAAATGGAATACACTTGATCACCCATGGAAAATACCCTATTTTTTTATGGACACTCTGGTGGATTGGAGTTGCTGTTGCTTTGTATAATGCCatctttattttcttcatatcatttttatcaaaactaAATAAGCATAACCTTGATGCAATTAGTGGGGTAGCTTTGATGCCGGTTGTGTGCCCAAGTGTAGTTTCGTCGTCGGGGCACTTGATAGCCGTGAACTTACCCAACtctaatttgaaaaagattaCAGAGATCACATgtttgatgttgttgtttgtttcattGGTTTGCTTCCATGGAGTGGGGGCCTTATATATGGCCAGACTAATTCTTAGGAAAATACCAGCAACTGATCATATCTTTTCACAATTTCTACCTGTTGGTTTTACGGGTCAATGTAGCTACAGTATAATGCTATTTGGCTCTAATATGCTTACTTTCATTCCAGATAAAACGTTAGGACAGATGTTTTTCGTGTCATCAGCACTTCTTTCCGGTTGTTTACTAGCGGGTGGCTATGTATACTTATTCCTCGCAATTGCATCAGTCTTGTCAAAAATACGGCCATTTGCCAGACatccaaatccaaaatatACTAGTAGTAAATTAGGATTGATTATATGGAACAAAGGGTTTTGGGTTATGACATTCCCTATAGGTACAATGTCATTGGCAAATTTTGAGATTTCAAAAGGGGTAGATGGTCAATACCAGTTGGAATTCTTCAAGGTAATGAGTGCCATTTTCGgagtttgtttatttatgATCTGTCTAGCGAATCTTGTCGGATTGTCCTGGTGTATTGTGCAAAAGATCAGACAAGAATATCTCCAGTACAAAGTAGACACATCAATTGTAGAAGTTGAAAGTAAAGTATAG
- the VMA10 gene encoding H(+)-transporting V1 sector ATPase subunit G (Subunit G of the V1 peripheral membrane domain of the vacuolar H+-ATPase (V-ATPase); involved in vacuolar acidification; rat catheter biofilm repressed): protein MSSGIQSLLKTEKEAAEIVNEARKYRTTRLKSAKQDAQAEIDNYKKQKEEELKNFEKEHEGLNEKIDKEADAEVEKELTSIKSTFEKKKSAVVKLLVDATVKPTPTLHINASQ from the coding sequence ATGTCATCTGGTATCcaatcattattgaaaaccGAAAAAGAAGCTGCAgaaattgttaatgaaGCTAGAAAATATAGAACCACACGTTTGAAGTCTGCAAAACAAGATGCTCAAGCTGAAATTGATAACTATAAAAAGcaaaaggaagaagaattaaaaaattttgaaaaagaacaCGAAGGGTTAAATGAAAAGATCGATAAAGAAGCTGATGCTGAAGTTGAAAAGGAATTGACCAGTATCAAATCCacttttgaaaagaaaaagagtgCAGTTGTTAAATTGTTAGTTGACGCTACTGTCAAGCCAACACCAACTTTACACATAAATGCATCTCAATAA